caaaagaacaaaaaaaaaaaaaagttgtccCATTGGAGAAATGGGACTCTTGTAGAGATTCTTGAGAGATAAGTTTTGGTTCTGAAAGATCAAAGATGATGATGGTTAGATATACACTCGCATGTCTTCTCATTTTCTCTTTTGGTCTCACTTCTTCCTCTGCTCGTCAAGGTTCGTTTTCCAGATGCTcaactttctttctttttggttaTGTGTAGTCATTTATTTTCGATATAGTGTCTCCCGATTCGAAATCTTGACTTGCATAGTTGCATTTCACATGGATTCCATTTATTCTGTTATGTTTCCTTGTTttcatcgttttttttttgtagatcaGTACTTTGTAAATTGGATTCAATAAATGTTATTATCATACCTTTAATTGAATCCTATTTTGCTGGAACTTATTTGAGTTCTTGATTCCCCACAGTATACGAGTTGCTATCTTCTTGAACTAGAGTTTTTTGGACGCTGAGTCAATTTTGAACATATCGATCTGCGTATTTTTCTGCCGATTAACTCTTAGATCTTTTCTTACATTGCCCTGTTTTTTCTCAAGCACAAAGATTCATATCTTGTGTCCACAGCTAGAGCTGGTCGGAATGTTTTATGAAAAGAGTTGCGTACAAATATGTTTTTACTTAAAAAGAGTCATTAGTCCTACAAACAAGAGTTTTGTCTGTTATTGCACATCCAATTATAATCGATCTTGCCATTTTTGCAGCACCATATGCCTTGCGGATTAGCTGTGGAGCtagacaaaacattaaaacacCACCAACTTACGTACTCTGGTACAAAGACATTGCCTACACTGGAGGAGTACCTGCGAATGCAACCTCGCCTAGTTACATAACTCCTCCCTTGAAAACCCTTCGTTACTTCCCAATCTCCGAAGGTCCAAACAACTGCTACAACATCGTGCGAGTGCCAAAGGGACACTACTCGGTTCGGATCTTCTTCGGAGTGGTTAACCTTCCCAACTTCGACAAAGAGCCTCTCTTCGACATATCCATCGAAGGCACTCAGATATACTCTTTAAAATCCGGTTGGAGTAGTCACGATGACCAAGTCTTCGCTGAAGCTCTCATTTTCCTCACGGGAGGGACATCTACCATCTGTTTCCATAGTACTGGTCACGGAGATCCCGCTATCCTCTCTATTGAGATTCTCCAAGTTGATGACAAGGCTTACAGCTTCGCAGAAGGTTGGGGACAAGGAGTGATTCTGAGAACAGCCACGAGGTTGAGTTGTGGTACTGGGAAGCCGAGGTTTGGTGAGGATTATCGTGCAGATCATTGGGGTGGTGATAGGTTTTGGAATCCCATGAGGTCTTTTGGGAAAGGTGCTGACTCTCCGAGATCGACTGAGAATACTATCAAGAAAGCTTCCGTCTCGCCTAACTTTTATCCTGAAGGGTTGTATCAGTCTGCACTGGTTAGCACGGATGATCAGCCTGATTTGACTTATAGTATTGATGTGGAGCCTAACAGAAACTATTCGGTGTGGATGCACTTTGCTGAGATTGATTctacggtcactgccgaggggAAAAGAGTGTTTGATGTTGTTATAAACGGTGATACTTTCTTTGAAGATGTTGATGTTATAAAGATGAGTGGTGGGAGATACACGGCGCTTGTTCTCAATGCGACGGTGACTGTGAGTGGAAGAACTTTGACAATCGTTTTACAGCCTAAGGGAGGTGGTCATGCGATTATTAATGCCATTGAAGTCTTTGAGATCATTACCGCTCAGTTTAAGACGTTAAGGGATGAAGGTAACAACACTTTCTCTTTTACAGAGACTTTTTGTCCTTTGAATCTCATGTTTCTGATATTGTGCTCTGTCATTATCTGTTTTCAGTGAGTGCGTTACAGAAAATGAGAAAAGCTTTGGGGCTTCCTTCAAGGTTTGGATGGAATGGTGATCCATGTGTTCCCCCAGAACATCCCTGGAGCGGAGCTGATTGTCAGCTGGACAAGAACACCAGCAGATGGGTCATCGACGGACTGTATGGCTCTTTCATCAGCTAGAGATTAAGAGTCTCTCATTGAGTTTTTCATCTTTCATCAGgttttttaaatagacaattttttttttgtttatttacttattttgcAGTGATCTTGATAACCAAGGTCTGAAGGGTTACTTACCAAACGACATATCAAAGCTGAAACATCTTCAGAGCATGTAAGCCAATACATTATTTCTCTTACACTGCAAATACTTCTTGGTCAAACCGGTTTTATTCATATCTTTTTCCCAATGTTTCAGAAACTTGAGTCAAAACAGCATTCATGGAGGAATACCTGCATCGCTTGGAAGCATTAGGAGCTTGGAAGTTTTGTAAGTTATCAGCCCAGCCCCTTAATTAATCTTTCTGCGTTATTAGTACTTTCGCTGAAACTGAAACGTTATGCTTCTTTTCAGGGACCTCTCCTACAATTCTTTCAATGGATCTATCCCTGAAACCATAGGAGAGCTAACTTCGCTGCGGATTCTGTAAGCTCATCTTACTCGCTGttgctttgtttcttttgtttggtcactaatatagttattatatatattacagGAACCTCAATGGAAACTCTTTGTCAGGAAAGGTACCAGCAGCTGTAGGTGGAAGACTGCTGCACAGAGCAAGCTTCAAGTAATAATAACGAATCAGAAACAAGTCTTTTTAACTTTGTTATGTGAAGAAGAGTAGTGTCACCAACTATTTCTCTATATCTGCAGCTTCACAGATAACGCAGGTCTTTGCGGGATCCCGGGGCTTCCATCTTGCGGGCCTCATCTTACTTCAGGAGCTAAGATCGGGATTGCGTTTGGTGTCAGTATAGCGTTCTTATTGCTCGTTTTATGTGCAATGATATGGTGGAAGAGACGACAAAACATTCTTAGAGCACAGCATATTGCAGGTAAAagaatcatttgttttttttgtggaGATTTTTTACTTTGAGAAAAGTTTTGATgacattagttaaaaaaaaatgtgcaGCGAGAGGAGCTCCATATGCAAAGAAGAGAACCCATGTATCTCATGACATTCAAATGACACGGAACGGGAATAACAATAATAACCATGGCCAAGCACGTACTGCTGTCGAAAATGGACCGAGCTTGTTGTCCTGATCCCACTTCTGTTGAAATCTGGTTTATATACATCAACACGAATCCCAAACGTAGCAAGGGACAAACATGTTCATAGTCGTGTCTACCACATTGGTCGTCATCAGAAGGAaacaacagagagagagagagagagggatagACCCTTGTTCACTTAGTCTGGCTCAGTGCAGAGAAGGAAGACAGTTGTAAATCGTGGGTTTAAACAAGTtctagatatttgttttttttcttgttttttttgtgggaTTAGTACTCTTTTGTATCTTTTTGTCTGGTGGGAGTTTAGAGAAAACTAGAACATAactaaacatttaaatatattttacacatTCAGTTTTTATTGCTAAACCACTGTCAGAAATCAACTTTGCTAATAATAATTTATccaaaacaatacaaaattttattatgaatttgGTGCAAATTTGccttttagtttttcttttgtaattatAAAAGGGAATTCATATCAAACCATATTAAGATATATGTTAAGATATAATTTTGGTTATTAGATTTGTTATTCGTTATGATTTGGAGTGGATCAGTTGAGTtaatctaaattctaaattaaacacctttttaaaaaaataggtaTGTCAAAATGAGAGTGTGTTCATGAGCTTACTCAGTACAACttggttttaaaataatataattttattattgtgaTGAGTGTATATCGAACACGCGACCTTTAAATCTGCAAATGAGGCCCTCCCAACTACTATTGTCTTGataaatatgtttattattaaTATCCAAATACACATATGTTTAAGAATATTGACATCGTGAATTCATTGTTTCCATGATTAATCAAGATTAACATCTGCAACACTAGTATTGAATTTGAATCACtataacacatatataaattttataaagacGGTTTGTGATAGAATTGagacatttataaatatatatcttatataagattaaaatttaattaattaattatattttttgttaattttactaaataataaataattaataaaattttatattttctaaaaaaatacttttataaaagactatttagtttttcaaaaaaatttatacacatgGCATCTTCGTTAGTAAAATTAGGTGACATTGCATCCACGCAAACAAAAATAGATGACATGACAGCTGATGTGTCGACTGGTGTATAATTTcaccaaaaaattataagtcGGGTATGTTTTGGCAGGGTCATATAATTTCAAGTATGTTTTGGCACGCTATATAAGTCGGGTATGAATTAAACATATCACGATATGTTGAGTATAAAATGGCCGTCTTTCCGGTTAACTCGGGAGCAAACAAAGAACCTTGTTCTTGGGGTATGTTTCCAAATATTCTCCTCTTATTATATATcagatattttattataacttatttcttttctttctcagaCGGTTCGAAACAGAAAAAATGGTTACATTGGGTTAGGTCATCTAACCAAggggtcttcttcttcttcggttcATTGTCCTTACCCTGTTGAAGAAGATAATGTTGATATCCGGGCAGAATTATAACAAAACCGGACTGAGCTGCAGGAAAGCAAGACTCCACCCAAACATGTTGGGTATAATGAAGCATCATTTCAGGGATAATTtctagttatttttttttggttttttttttaatctttaaactttatgtattattaataaatttttaattaatttaattatatttttaattaatattctaaatattattTGGGCTTAATattactttataataaattaaataaatattaaaaatgtttgttAAATTTTCCCAACGAAAACTAGTGGTCGGGAATTCTCGACCGAGTATAGTGGTTGGGGATTTCTGATGAGGGACGACAGTTAGAAATTCCCAAAGGGAATTGGTGGTTGGGAATTCTTGATGGAAAAAGGTGGTCAAGTTTTCCTGGCGGCCCTTCGTCACGGGACTTTATGTCTGTAGTTCACCGGAAAAATGTATGTTGGGACTTCCTAACGAATtcttgatgtttttattttttcaacgCCTTAGTCATAACGTATGATTTCATCGAGGATTGGTAAAGAATGCTTATTTCCTACGGATTCCCAATGGTCTTTTCCATCACGGTTCaactgttttcttgtagtgtatgtGTTAGAAATCTCCAAATTGTTATTTTCAGGATAATTTGAACTTTTTTAAGTTGGATGCTGCAAGGTGTTTTCAACTTTAGATACAAACTATTAGCCttaaatgttttctttgaaTCCTTTCTTCCCTCCTCTCTTCAAGGATAATTGTGCGTGTATCATCCCTCATTCCCCTGCACACAACTAAAAGCAACAATGATTGTTTATCTACATTTTCAGACATGAGTTACATTTTGAAACAATGTTCAAAACTGATATGTGTATCCTCATCGTTATATATTCCAAGTATTTTCACAAATCCTAATCCATCTAACCTTTGAAgtataaaccaaaaccaaaaggaaaaagttaaaaagtaaaaaggaTTAACTATGAAGATGGGAAGCAAATTTGTAGTCTCAGTCTTTTTCATTGTTTCTTTTTGTGCTGCCATTTTTGTCAATCATGGATTAACTCAGATCTAAAATCTGCTGACTATACCAGGACTTTTTATACCTGGTTCACCTGTTGACCTCCTAAAATATTGGGCATCTCTTTTAAGCGCTCAAAGATGTTTGTTCGAAATTATTAGATTCAGGTTTATTACGggtttccaacttaaaaccaatcaGTGTTAAGTGGGGTGGCCTAAgtcctttatatattacttaagtCCATACATATTTCCCGAACACAAcactataatattatattatattatactttacatggtatcagagtaGTCAATCATTGTAGATCAAAACTAAAACATATGCGTTGATAATGGTAGTCATCAGTGGTGTTGAAGACGGAGATGATCAAGATGATGATGACATGAAGCAACATAAGCTCAAAGTAATGTTTCACGTGATCTCTAACTATATGATGACATGAAGCAACATAAGCTCAAAGTAATGTTTCACGTGATCTCTAACTAtatttagggtttggtttttattaatCTTACTGGGTTTTGTTTTGGGTATGTgcaatacatatttttttttaatttggtttcgGTGAGTGCAAGAATTTGAGAGAAACATGATTTAATGGTGTTTAAAGATTTATGGTTTCACATgggttatttttatttaagattttctATAGTTCGGAATTTCTTAAGATGTTCTGTTATTCCATAGCTTGAAATATTGTGGTTATAGTTTAACCATTACATGGGAGTTTTAGTTATGTTCATGTTCTTAGGTCTATTTTTTAAGTCATTGTTATGGACTGTCCTAGTCAATGATGATTATTTTGGAGCTGTAGTTGCGCTTACGAGATGTATTTTCATTGTCAAGATAAAAGAAGAGTTGAAGTTTTCATCCTTTCTTGCCCAAGTTGAAGTTTATTGTCGGAGGAATCTACTGATTTGTTTTCCTAGACATAATGTCCACGACATATGTGGTCTCCTTTGTGATTGGAGAATTTCGTGTTGCATCCCACATTTGTCGTATGGTGGAGTATTAGAAATATATTGGGTCGGAATATGTGTATTTTCCGGACCAAGATTATGAAACCCATGAAAATccttaatataaaaaaaattgaagaataAATTAATCTCGAAATATTCTTAGAATATTTACATTAagaatttagaaaaaataatattatctagTATCAGCATTAGTGTTAACGATGTATATGCATCTTGTATTCTAATAACaaacacaacacaataatattcaTATTCTATCATACTTTACATTAATTTTCTCGAGAAGTTCTTAAAATATTGAAGCTACATGTTGCATGGCGTTTTAGACCTTAGATGCTAACTTCTGGCCCCAAATGTTTATGTTGAATTCATTTTTCCCTCCTCTTCTGAAGGCCAATTGCGCACGCATCCTGACCAACTCCCATGCACACAATTGAGAGCAGAAATAGATGTTGATCTGCACATTAAAACTATCAGTTAATTAGCTTCAGTGTTTGATAAGTTTTAATGTTGAATTTATAATGGTAAAATGCAAGTTGTATCTTAGGAGAGCTCTATATTTTCTCAAAGTAAAATTATACCAGTGATTCGGTGAAATCATTCAAAATATTCCTAAAAGCAATCttatatctttcttttcttttcatgctAGGTCCCTTCTCTTTAATATGATTACGTCCATACTCttaaaaactctctctctctctaatggTTATCTCACACGATCTTGAACCCGGATTAGTTACCATAACCAGGTCGAGACAAAATCAATTAAGTGGGACAAGCAAACGTTCACATCTTCTGTTTGGAAACTTAAACTAGAAGTTATTATACTTACATTAATCAACTCAACCTAATGCAAGAATAAATAATacatggagagagagagagagagagagagagagagagagagagagagagagagagagagagagagagagagagagcaaatagTCAAAAAGAGGCGCGAAAGTCAGATCAGATGTGGGGGAGGGTTCATGGAATGGGAGGGAGAACGTCAGGATCAATGGCATCGTCGTCCTTGTGATTTCGTATAAAAACAGCTCAGTTTCTGTAGGCAGTCAGCACTTGATGGCCCCTTTTgtcttctctcttctctataGAGTGCGCTGCAACAAAAAAGACACGTCATAAAGCTATGTATTCACAGGTCACGTGAACACGAAagccaaaaaacaaaatttctaaatatatttcttGAAAATGATCATTTCAGCTCTGGGATATCATTTTACTTGGTTAATTTTATAAAGTAGTAAGAGTAATAATACAAGTTTGTCAGAATTCAGACATCAGTAAGTTCGCACGTGTATAAATTGTTGGATATGGACCATAGCATTTGTTCAATCAAAACGACAGAGGGTAAGTCTTGTCACGTGAAAGGAAACATAGTTGGCGCGTGGTTTTCACTCCCAGTTCTTAACTTTCATGACCTCTGATCCCACCTCTATTTTATAAACATCCTCCCTCGACTTCTCAACACCTTACTATTTTTCTGTgattttgaaataatagaaCCAGCCCGAATATCgatcttttatttttgtaaaaaaaaaaaaagcttgagTTTAGGGTTGAGGCCGGTTCCTATTTTCTTTAATAGTTTTTGTACTACCGAAAATAGAGTTgaagtttttaaaacaaaaacgtctgcttatattttttcaaatgttttttacCAATGATTACTAAAAGCATATAAAATTGCACTATGTTTTAAAGtgttttctctaaaataatccTTACATTAAACATAACTAAtttaaatctataaaattttat
The Raphanus sativus cultivar WK10039 chromosome 1, ASM80110v3, whole genome shotgun sequence DNA segment above includes these coding regions:
- the LOC108812688 gene encoding receptor-like protein 4 — encoded protein: MMMVRYTLACLLIFSFGLTSSSARQAPYALRISCGARQNIKTPPTYVLWYKDIAYTGGVPANATSPSYITPPLKTLRYFPISEGPNNCYNIVRVPKGHYSVRIFFGVVNLPNFDKEPLFDISIEGTQIYSLKSGWSSHDDQVFAEALIFLTGGTSTICFHSTGHGDPAILSIEILQVDDKAYSFAEGWGQGVILRTATRLSCGTGKPRFGEDYRADHWGGDRFWNPMRSFGKGADSPRSTENTIKKASVSPNFYPEGLYQSALVSTDDQPDLTYSIDVEPNRNYSVWMHFAEIDSTVTAEGKRVFDVVINGDTFFEDVDVIKMSGGRYTALVLNATVTVSGRTLTIVLQPKGGGHAIINAIEVFEIITAQFKTLRDEVSALQKMRKALGLPSRFGWNGDPCVPPEHPWSGADCQLDKNTSRWVIDGLDLDNQGLKGYLPNDISKLKHLQSINLSQNSIHGGIPASLGSIRSLEVLDLSYNSFNGSIPETIGELTSLRILNLNGNSLSGKVPAAVGGRLLHRASFNFTDNAGLCGIPGLPSCGPHLTSGAKIGIAFGVSIAFLLLVLCAMIWWKRRQNILRAQHIAARGAPYAKKRTHVSHDIQMTRNGNNNNNHGQARTAVENGPSLLS